The window TCATCACGGGCATGTGGGAGACCGATCCGGCCGGGGGCGCGTGGACGCCCGCGAGCCTGAACGCCAGCCAGATCGGCATCCGGTTCGACGCGTGACCGACTCCGCCCGCGTCAGCGACGAGCAGATGCTGGCCGAGTGGACGCCGACCGGAACGGGTCGGGTGAGCGACGAGCAGCTCATCGCCGAGTGGACGCCCACCGGAACGGGTCGGGTGAGCGACGAGCAGATGCTGGCCGAGTGGGCTCCGAACGGTGCTGCGCGACTGATCGACCAGCAGCTGCTGGCGGAGTGGACGCCCCCGGGCGCGGCGCGCCTCATCGACCTCCAGCTCCTGGTCGAGTGGCAGACGCCGGTGGCGGCGAGTCTGATCGGGACCGGCTCCCTCGCGGCAGCCGCGTGGGCGACGCTCGTGGCCGGGGCCGCGCTCTCGGGCGCCGGGGCGCTCAGCGCCCACATGGGCGCGACCCTCGTGCTGCGGGGGGCGAGCTCCGACCTCGACTTCGGGGGGCTGTTCGACCGGCTGCTCGCCGAGGGGACCGAGACCGCCGGCTCCATCACCGTCGCGCTGGCGGCGAGCCAGACCGGCGCCGGCTACGCGTTCACCCCCGCCGACTTCCCGGGCCTGCAGGGGGCGGCGGGCGACTACACGGTGAAGGTCAACGTGACGACCGGCAACAACCGGATCTTCATCTCGGTGCTGGTCGCGCGGGTCGACGCCACCGGGGTGACGCAGGCCTCGAGCGGGCTCTCCGCCGAGCAGACGGCGAACGCCGGGGTGAAGACCTTCGCGTTCGCAGGGCTGGACCTCGGCGCCTGGCGGGCCGGGGACCGGCTCATGGCGCAGTTCCGGTTCCGCAACAGCCAGAACATGAGCAACACGACGGCCATCGAGACCGGGACGGCGAACGCCACGGTGACCACCCCCTGGAGCGCGCCGCAGGGGAAGGCCAGGCTCCCGGGCGCCGGCTCCCTCTCCGCGAGCGCCGCCGTGATCGCCCCCACCAACGCGGCCGCCTCGGCCGCGGCGCAGACCAGCGTAAGTGGGACCGCGGACAAAACGTTTTCGAGAACCGCCAGCTACGCGCCGGATGGGAGCCTCGATTGGGATGTGGAGTTCGTGCCATGACCGACCTTGCGCCTGGAGACATCCTGATTGGCGGGCTCGGGCACATCGACATCATCCATCCCAACGGGACCCTCGAGCGGCGGCCGATTGTCGACGCCCTGGGGAAGCCCCTGCAGGTGAACGGCATCGCCGTCAGCCCGAGCGGGCACTACCAGTTCGCGGCGAGCCCGCCCGGCGAAACGATCAATCGGCCCCACGATATCGCGTATTTGCCCGACGGCAGCGGGTATATTGAGATCGGCCAGGCCTCGCCGCGGTCGGCGCAGCTGTGGAAATTTGACCTCGCCGGGAATCGTGTGGGTACCTGGACCATCGAAACCGACGACGGATGGACCACGGGGCTGCTCCGTTTGGACGTCGCACCCGACGGGAAGACGGTCTACTACACCGATTCCGGCCGGACGATCTTCCGGTTCGACATCAGCACCGACGACGGCATGCAGCTGCAGCCATTTGACAAGCTGCCGATGGACAGCCCGAACATCTACGCGGGATTCAAGCTCCTGTCGGATGGCGGCATCGTCCTCGCCATGTCCAAGACCGGGAACGGACCGAGAGATGCGGTCTGTTTGGACAACGACCGGACGTCCTTCTGGACGGACGAAGTCAACCCCGCGGTCCCGGGCCAGTACCACATCTACCGGCGGAGCCTCGCCGACTCCGGCAATAAGATTGACACCTACCCGAACCCGGACGAGGGCTACCTCGAGTATGAGGTGATGTGCCTCGCGTGCTATCTGAGAGGGGACGCGAGATACGGCGTCCATTCCAAAGCCCTGAGTAATGCGGGGCCGCCGGTTGCCTCGTCGTGGTTCGCTGACGTTCGGAATCTCGGGGTGGGGCGGGTGCGCACCGAGATTCGCTATACGCTGTTCCCACAAGCCGCAGATTGCGACGCGTCGGACACGACCATCGACCAGGCGCTTGACCCTATCGGGGTGGCGCTTGCCGCCTACAAGCGAGCCGCGGTCGAGCCGCTGGCCATTCTTGCCAGCGGCATCCTCGGAGTCGACCTGAGCACCGACTTCCGGCCTGGAGGAACGGGACTCTGCCCGGCAACGGGGAAGAACTATTTTCAGGCCTTCTCAGATCGAGCGGCGACGATCGCGTCAAAGCTCCACACACTTGCCGGAGTCACGTGTTTCGAGATCTGGAACGAGCCGAACGTGCCCCTGACCCCAGACGGCGATGAGAACGATCAGTACATCGCCAATTCTGACGACTTCGCGCAGCTCGTGTTTGGCGCAGCGAACGCTATCGTAGCTGCCCTCGCTCCCGTTGAGGTCACAATTGTGACCGGCGGGGTGTTCTTCAGTGATCA is drawn from Chloroflexota bacterium and contains these coding sequences:
- a CDS encoding glycosyl hydrolase codes for the protein MTDLAPGDILIGGLGHIDIIHPNGTLERRPIVDALGKPLQVNGIAVSPSGHYQFAASPPGETINRPHDIAYLPDGSGYIEIGQASPRSAQLWKFDLAGNRVGTWTIETDDGWTTGLLRLDVAPDGKTVYYTDSGRTIFRFDISTDDGMQLQPFDKLPMDSPNIYAGFKLLSDGGIVLAMSKTGNGPRDAVCLDNDRTSFWTDEVNPAVPGQYHIYRRSLADSGNKIDTYPNPDEGYLEYEVMCLACYLRGDARYGVHSKALSNAGPPVASSWFADVRNLGVGRVRTEIRYTLFPQAADCDASDTTIDQALDPIGVALAAYKRAAVEPLAILASGILGVDLSTDFRPGGTGLCPATGKNYFQAFSDRAATIASKLHTLAGVTCFEIWNEPNVPLTPDGDENDQYIANSDDFAQLVFGAANAIVAALAPVEVTIVTGGVFFSDHQDDFPYLTDTMTTLKSLGPASWQQIGVHAYWSDAAYAGGRLDDLSNALEAGEIEPRTLWITEFGVQRACQDPACPVDERSGLEQASDLATWYSEAINPRLSSGGGAVDAAFWFSHENELQSAGATVWNTWGLTNWDTNGDTLEAEISPSQHWPSWEQLRESMAPPAP